The nucleotide sequence GGATCCGGGCGTCTGCTTGAGCACGATGGCTGCAGAAGGATCCCCGTCGATGTCCGAATAGAGGTCGTAGAATGAAGATCCTAATTCCACCGTCGCGACGTCCCTGATGCGCAGAATCTCACCATCCGGGTTCGCCTTCAGGATAATGTTCTCGTACTGCTCCGGCTTGTTGTAACGTCCGACCCAGGTCAGCACATATTCAACTGTCTGAGACGTCTTTCCCGTGGCCTGTCCGAGTCGACCGGGAGAACCGATCATGCTTTGTTCGGCGATCTTCTCCATGACGTCAGCCGCAGAAATGCTGTAGGCACGAAGTCGCTCCAGGTTCAATTCGATGCGCATGGCATACGCACGATTACCCAGAATATTGGCCGTCCCGACGCCCTGGATCCGTTTGATCTCGGGTAACAGGTTGACGGTGGCATAGTTGTAAAGAAAGTTCTGATCGACGTTCTTGTCCTTGCTGAAAACATTCACGTACATCAGCATGCTGGACATGTTCTGCAGAACAATAATCCCTTCGCGTTCTACGATCGGCGGCAACCGGTTCTTGACAATATTGATTCGGTTATTCACGTTCAGCACCGCGACGTTTGGGTCGGTGCCGGGTTCAAAGATGATCTGAATCGTGGCCTCTCCGGCACTGGTCGCTGAGGAGGTCATATAGCGCATGTTCTGCACACCATTAATTGCCTGTTCCAGTATCACAAGCACCGAATCGACCAGTACATTTGCGCTGGCGCCGGGATACGAAACTGCAACAATCACGCTGGGTGGTGCGACAGACGGAAACTGGGAAATCGGCAATGAAACGATTGCCAGGCCACCCATGAAAAGGATGAGCAGCGAGATGACAATTGCCAGCGCCGGACGGTGCAGGAATTTTGCAAACATTTGAAGGTATCTCTTATTCTGCGTGAAATTTCAGATGCTCAAGTGCCTCTTCAGGCGACCTGAATTCACACTCCACCTCTTCGCCATCGCGCACCTGGCGTACGCCTTCGAAGACGATTCTTTCGTCAACTTCCAGTCCGGATTCGATCACGTAGATGTCGTCCAGTTCATTCTGGATCCTGATTTCGCGCTGATGAACAACGTTGTGTTCGTCAACGACGTAGACATACTTTTTGGCGAGGATCTCGAACGTCGCTCGCTGAGGGATGACGATGGCGTTCTCATGCACTCGGCTGAGAAGCACCGTCCCTGTTTGCCCGTGTCTCAGCAGTCCGTCGGGATTCGGAAAGTCGGCTCGGAATGCAATATTCCCCGTCTCATTATTGAAGTCTGCCTCAATGGCACCGATGACGCCACTTCGCGGAAACAGGCTTCCATCCGCCAGCACAAGTTCGATCTTAAGATCATCGTTGTTCTGACTCGTCTTGTATTCCAGGTATCTTGCTTCGGGGACGTTGAAATACACCCACATGACATTGTTGTCAGACAACGTTGTCAGGACATCGCCTTCTGCTATCAGGCTGCCCTGCTGATGGCGCTGATGATCAATGATGCCATCAAAAGGTGCGCGGACGGTCGCAAAGTTCAGTTCGGCCTCTGCAAGTTTGACATTGGCTTCGGCTTTAGCCAGCTTCGCTTCGGCCAGCGCGACTTCAGGCTGGGCAACGACGTTCTGACTGAATAGTCGTTGTGTATTGTTAAGTTCGATTTCCGCAAGTTGCACTTCGGCGAGTTCCGCGTCCAGCCTCGCCTGATACAGGGTTGGAACAATCTTGAACATCGTTTCGCCTGCTTTTACGGCCTGTCCTTCTTTGACCGGGATGGCTTCCAGGTAACCGGATTCCAAAGCGCAGACATCAATGTGGCGATGCGAGTGAATCTGACAGACATATTGCTGCGTGAGAGTTACTGACTGCAGCTGAGGTGACGTGGATACGATCTTGTGGTGTTCATGTTCAACATGTTCTTCATGCTTGTGGCAGCCAGCCAGAACAGTCGACAGAAGCAGGATTTTCATTACCGGAGACAAATGTGTTTTCATGTTTTTACTCGGTGAGCTGCACGATTCATGGGCGCAGCGAGGGCGCACTGATTCACAGAAGACTCGTTCCCCATTTCCTTTTTGCAGAACACGAAACAGCTTCGCGTCGTTAATGAGGCATCACTGCGCTTTGCCCGATCACTTCAGATTCGGGTGCAGTTTGTCGATGCACGAGCTGCCGCATACGAATCATGGCGGACGACTAAAACGGATGGATGTGATGGTGAAATGCTCGCCTTCAACGACCACAGGTCACCGGGCCGTTGACCTCACTGAAGGAGGTGCCCAAGCAATCGCGATGCCAACTCGAACGAATTCCCGACCAGTTGTCGTGAAATAATCCATGTCGGTGACTCTGATGTGCAAAAGACTCGGGAATTCCATTGGTTCGGGAATGACCATCGTTACCAGCGAAGGCATCGGGGCGATCAAATTCTGGCCACGCACAGCGCCCTGAATGAACGGTGTCGAGCAGAATCAGGAAGTGCAGTCGCTGCAGTGCGCGTTCATTTCCCAGGGTGGCGAGAAAATGACACCGACCGACTTTGAACGATCAATTTACGGAGAGAAGCCGACTACTTCGTCTTCCTGGATTTCTTGTTTCCCGGTGTCGGTGTATTCCGGTTGCCGTTGTCTTTCTTCGACGCCTTCTTTCGACTCCCACCACGACGTTCAGCAGCCTCGGCCTCTTTGGTGCGAATATACGACTCACGAAATGCCTGGTCTGAGCGATTCTGAAAGACTGGCAGCATCGGGTCAGACGTGCGACTCATCCATGCTTCCAATTCCCGTCGGAGCTTCTCCGCGGTCTCCTGATGAGCGGGAGATGCGATCAGATTATGGAGACAATCCGGGTCATTTCGAACGTCAAACAGCTCTTCAGGAACCCGGTGCTGGTAGAGCTCATGGCGGAATCGAATGGCATCATCGACCCTGGCGAGTTCGGCCATCCGTCGGTATGTGGAGGTCCCGGTGGTTGCTGTGGCCATGACGCGTTCACCATTCGACCAGGGGTTGAAGATGTAAAGATATTCTGCAGTCTGTACGGCACGCATCGGGTCCCGAGAACCTCCGGCGTTTTCGTTGTACTCCTTGAAGACGTAATCTCGATCGCTTTGAGTTTGCCCCTTCAGCAGCGGAGCGAACGAGCGACCGTCGAGCCCTGCTGGATGATCGATGCTGAAGATGTCAAGCAACGTGGGAGTAAAATCCACGGCCGATACCATATGCCGGTTGTCGATACTGCCGGGCTTTGTAACTCCTGGCCAGCGGATCATCAGAGGTGTATGGGTGCTGTGGTGGTAGAGCTGTGTCTTGGCAAATGGGAGCGGCATCCCGTGATCGGAAAGGAACATGACCAGCGTTCTGTCCGCCAACTTTGATTCCTCAAGCGCCAGCAGAATCTGGCCGACCGCATCGTCCGCGCGTCGGACGGACGAATAGTAATGGGCAAGTTCTTTGTGAACGACAGGGTCATCGAACAGAAAACCGGGAATTGGCGTCTCTTCCGCCGTGAAGACTCGACTGGGGACGTATTCATCCGGAACCGTCTGCCCGCGATTTCCTTCAGCAAAAAAAGGCTTATGCGGATCTGCGATGTTGATCAATAGGCAGAACGGTTTGTTCTGCATGCCAGCTGCCTGAATCCCCTGCCTCGTAGCATCGCCGTAAGATACCGGGTCTTTTGTGTGGCGCTGACGTCCATTCTCTGCCGTATCAAGATTCAAGTCCCACTGATACGGTGAATAGGGTGTTGAGTGTGAGACCTTGTGCCGAATCGCAGTAAAGTAGCCCGCCTGCTTCATCAGGTCGCAGAGAACGGGGTAGCCGGGATTTCGAACCTGGTAAAAGCCCTCGACGCCGTTGTTGTGCGGATAACGCCCGGACCACATAACATTTCGTGACGGCATACAGTTGCCAACCTGCACGTGAGCCATTGTGAACCGAAGACTTTCGGATGCGAGCTTGTCGACATGCGGGCTGGTGTCCGCAAGCCTGCACCCGAAAACCCCGAGCGAATCCGCGCTCATGTCATCGACTGTGATAATCAAAAGGTTCAGACGCTGACTTTGTCCGACAGCGATGCAGGAAAAGAGGAACTGTCCAAGCAGAAAAGCAAGTACGATTCGTGTTGAAAGCATCAGCAAATTTCCTGCGCTTCAGGCAAATGAGGGACGAAAGCCATACGTTGGACGGGCTCTTGATCTGCGGCTTTCCGATCACATTCTGATGGCCAGGTGCCCTTTTCGCCACTCTGCCGGTTAATCCGAAGGATCATTGAGCGGAATTCGAATCATATGGGTGGCATGCATCGAGAATTGTCCTGAGCACAGATGCCCTCTTAGCGAAATCTTTCGTGTCGAGTATCATTCACGGCAGATAGATTCACATCATGGAATTGTGTGCGTGGGACAAAATCAGATGAAACGAGTGCAAAGCGAAATCATGTTGACGGAATCCTCGCCTCTTCGGGGCCAAAGCAGAGTCGTGGTGGCTTTAGCGAACAGCATTCTCCTGTTAGCAATTAGCTGTGGAATAGCAATTGGCTGTGGAACTCGGACGGATACGTCAGGACCCACTGGGGCCCCACAAGCCAGCTCTGAAAGAGATGGGCAAGTCACGACGCCATTCGAACTGCTGACGGAACTGAATGAATCGCAACAGCAACAAAAGGAAATTGCTCTTGCGGCGAAGGATGAATTGTTCAAACGTCTGTCCAATCGCCTGATGGGTGTTCTTCAAAACGATGGAGCCGCGAAGGCAATCGAAGTCTGCCGCGTCGATGCGTCCGCATTTTCGGAACAGGTTGGACATGAGTTTGGGGTAGAAATCGGTCGGACGTCTTTCAAACTCAGGAGCGGTGCAAATCCATCACCAGACTGGGCCAACAAGTTTGTTGAAGACAGAATTGATGAACCTCGTTTTGTGACTTTACCGCAAGACGCCTTTGGAGCGTTCCTGCCGATCATGCTTCAGAAAAAGTGTGAGATTTGCCATGGTCCCGAAGAGCAGATTGCGTCGGATGTCAGGGATGCCCTGAAACTCCATTACCCGAACGACAAAGCAACCGGATTCAGTGAAGGCGATTTGCGTGGATGGTTTTGGATAGAAGTTCCGCGAGACGCCAAACTCCCGTCTCACACATCAGAACAGCCGAAAGCGGAAGCACGAATTCCTCAATCGGGATCACCCACAATAAGGGTATGACGGCAACGAACCACTTCGCCGGGCCTGTGGATGTTGTTACGGATTTTTACTGCCATCATCATCCATGCAGCCATCATCGTCCATGCAGCCATCAGCGTCCGGACTGCCATCAACGTTCAGAATTGCGACCAACGTTCAGAATTGCCATCAATGTCAGAATTGCGACCAGTGACTCGACTGACGCCCGAGGGCGAGCCCAGTTTTGGCGAGCCCCGCTTCGGTCTTTGCTGTATCTTTTCGGAGCAGCCAATTAAGTTTCGGAACACAACGGTCAAGGCCGTGAAGGCGATGAACAGGGATCTGGCTCTGGAAAAACTGTCCGGACTTTGCCTGCACAACGCCGATGCTCTGCAGAAATCACTTCACTTCTGCGCTGAAAATGGCATCGGTTGTTTTCGAATCAACAGTCAGATTCTGCCGGTAAAGACTCATTCCGAATGCGGATACGATATCAGTGAACTTCCGGATGGAAACGAAATCATCCGGCGTTTTCAGGCGTGTGGTGAGTTTGCCGGGACAAATGACATTCGCTTGAGTTTCCATCCCGATCAGTTCGTCGTTCTGAATTCACCGCGCCCGGATGTTGTCGATCGTTCGCTGAGTGAACTCGAGTATCAGGCTGAAGTGGCTGAATGGGTGGGAGCGGATGTGCTGAACATTCACGGCGGCGGAGCCTACGGCAATAAGTCTGAGGCGCTGGGGCGATTTGCCGAATCCCTCAATCGCTTAACAGATCGCGCGAGAAAAAGGCTGACAGTTGAAAACGATGACACGACATACACTCCCGCTGAACTGCTGCCATTATGCCGGGCAGAAGGCATACCGCTTGTCTACGACGTGCATCATCATCGATGTCTTCAGGACGGCCTGACAGTCGAGGTTGCAACAGAAGAAGCCGTCGCCACATGGAATCGTGAGCCAATGTTTCACCTGTCCAGTCCGATGGACGGATGGAATGGGCCAAAACCCGAGCGACATCACGATTTCATTGACTTGAATGATTTTCCGGAATGTTGGCGGCAGAAGAGATTGACGGTCGAAATCGAAGCCAGAGCGAAAGAGCTGGCCGTGCTGAAGTTGATCCGGCAACTTTCTGATGACTCCTCGCATGCGGACGGCGTCATTCTGTGACTGCGTCTGTTGAACGGCTTGCACGTCAGTGAAACGCAAGCCAAGGTCTTCCGCGGCGCATTTCGGAAGCCTGTTCTGACGGGTCATGCAGGGAGCTTGCTTCGGTTGACCTGCAATCTCTGGTGACCGTCGCGAAACCAGCAGAATTTGAAATTTGCAAATCACTGGATGGCAGGCAATTCCACTTTTCACAGCCGGACAATGCGAATACGCTCCATTCGTGCTGCATGACTGGGCCCGCTTTCGGGAATCAGGATTCGTGCGTCGTTTGATCCGGGATCCCTGCGAATCAATCACAGTCATCTCAGCAAACCATTGATGGAACGCAGATGAACAGGCTTTTTCGAACATCTCGACATTTCGCCATTTTATTGTTTGCGGCGAGCATGTTCGGAAGGCAGGAGTTGTGTGCTGTGGCAGCGCAACTCGAGGAAATGAAGTTCGAAGAGCCCACAGCGGCGGCTCATCCGCACGGAGACCTTCAAACGTTGTCCGAGCTCCTGGTGATTGCGAGAGACCGCGACAGGCAATTGCAGGTTCTCGAAGAAAATCTCCAGGCGAATGGCAACAATTCCACCGGGGGGGCCGATCGTCCGTTTCTGGGCCCGGATTCGCTGTCCATTGATTCTGAAACTGGTGAAATCAAGGGACACTACGCCTGGCAGGTACGGCTTCTTCGAAACGCGTCGCCATCTGTGCGTCAGGCATGGGATCGGCGATGGTCGACCAATGCTTCTGTTGCCCTGAACCAGGCTGTCGCTCGACGTGACGCAGGTGCCATCTTATCAGTCGCGCGGAGTTATCCATTAACATCCGCCGGATTTGAAGCAGCACAACTGCTGATGGCACTGTTGATTGAAAAAGGACAGGTGCAGCAGGCATCAATACTGTTGCGTACCTGTGAATCAGTTTACGGTGCAATACCTCCGTTTGAGCGAAGGATGGCAGCCCTTCGACGAGCAATGCAGGAAGTGATGCGGCGTCACGGAAACGGTTCCGCATACGGTCAGCGATACGCAAACGCAGAATTGTTCCCGACTGTATCTGAAACCGATAGTCCACCGTGGCCAGAGCCGGTCTGGACGTGGCGTGGCGACAATCTGCTGTCTTCTGTGCCAGGTATCTCATCCGGGACTCATGTGTCATTTTGTAACTGGCAACCCATCATTTCGGGGGATCGAGTTCTTGTTCGCTCGCCTAAAAAACTGGCCGCGCTGGATCGATCTACAGGTGAGGTGCTGTGGTCGGTCCGATGCGACGTACAGTCAGAAAATACGGAGATGACAACAAGAAGCCGACCGCGCCTCTCGATTGATGAAACAATCCATTTTGATGATCCCCTGATGTCACGAGCGGCCTTCGGAAACTTCACATGCGATGGTCAGTTTGTGTATTTTATCGACGGCTTTGATGCCTCAAATCGCCGTGATCAATACTCCAATTCGCCTCGCAATGCAGATCCGTTTGGTCAACTCAGACTGCAGTTGGGGGGGCAACAGCGATTGCAGTTGATCAATCCTGGTGGGCAGGATTTCCCTTCGGACCTGAATAAGCGCCGCGGCATGGGTATTCGCCTGGTAGCTGTTCAGCTTGATGCAGAACAACGCAGCAACCCGATTGCATGGATTCTGGGCGACCAGAGTTTCCGGTACCGATTCGATTCCGGGGGCACTGAGCATCCAGGCGAAGGAGATCTCCGTGAAAAAGTGGAAGACGACCGACGCGATGCGGTTCAGGCTACAGGAACCGAAGATGTTCATTCCGGAACAGCGACGAATCCGTTCGACGGTCATTCCTTTCTTTCGAGTCCCGTCGGTTACGAGAGTCGGTTGTTCCTGCTGTCGACGTTGAATGCGAATCAGTTGCTGAGTTGCGTTGAACGGACGACTGGGGAGCTCATCTGGCAACAACCGCTGGTGTATCACGAGAGTGAGCCTCTTGCAGGTGTCACCGATATGTCGGCCGCGCAAACGGCATCCTCCCTCCATACGTGGAATGACGACGTCGTCTGCAGTCTCTGGAATGGCATCATTGTTTCCTGTCGACAATCCGACGGGGCGCTGAACTGGGCGACGTGCGTTGTGAATGATGACCTTGGGATAGCGGCAACGCGGCAACGACTGCTGGACGCCGATCAGGATTCGGGGATTGGATTTTTCAGCACGCTGCACGGCGACTTGATGGTGGCTTCCAGTCCCGGTTCAGCGCTGGTTTCGTGCGTGAATGTGGCTGATGGCCATCTACTCTGGCAGGCACCGCGTACGAATTCGCAGACAAAAGGGGCCGATGATCACTATGTCGCAGGAATAACAGACGGCAATGTGGTCCTGGTTGGGAGCCAGCACTGCCGTTCACTCGATCTTCAAAGCGGTATGGAAGTCTGGACGGCAGAAGTCATACCGTCCACGGGGCGCGCGTGGTGCACCGGTGATTTGTGTCTGATTCCGGAATCCAACGGCCGAATTGCTCAGGTTCGTGTTTCCGATGGAACAGTTTATCGTTGCGATCCACGCGTGCTGCCCGGTGGGTTACCACACATCTCCGGTACGGTGACGGGTGATGATCAGTACGTCTACGTGAGCGACACGGTTCAGGTGTCTGCGTTCCTTCGCAATGACGTGTTGCTGCAAAGAATGGAGAAACGGGAAGCTGCTCAGCCAACTCTGACTGACTTTCTGAAGTATGCCCGAAGCCTTGTGCTGGGCGATAAAACGCATGAGGCAATCAGGCTGGCGATTCGTACTTTAGACAGTCAACCTTCAGCTCAGCCCGAAGAGAGTCAACAGCGCGTTCGAGAAGCTCTGGAAACTTTTGCAGCCGAATTAATCCTGTCGACCGCCTATGAGTCTTTCGTGAATCGCGATTCCACATCCGGTCAAACGGATCTGGCCGTTGATGAGGTGATCGGTTACCTGGACTGGCTTCGTCATGTGCGTCTGGCGCGGCAGCACTCCGTTCTGTTTCATTTGCTTGCCGTCGCTTATGGTGTCGAAGAGCTCGATCTGTCCAGGATGCAGAAGAATGGTCGGTGGTTCCGTGACAACGTGACGATGACGGAAAGCTGGCAGATCAGCCCGATGCTGGTCGCGAATGCGATTGAAGGTGATCTGTTCCGGCAACAACAGGAAGCCACTTTCAAGTCATTAGCGCGATCACGACAGAGTTCGGTGGGGCTGCCTGTGACTCCGGCGGATATATCTGTGGCATCGACAATGCTGGCAGATGATGCAGACGCGGCTGAAGAAGTACGGGAATCACTGGCCGACCGAATGCTGCTGCGCGGTGATCTTGCGTCTGCGGAAGTTCTTCTGTTGTCTGAGTCGACAACAGAAGAACCGCAGCATGAAGTCCGTCTGCGCCAACTTCGCTCCTGGCAACCCGCCCTGGAATCCATTCAGAAAGCGAACGGGTTTTCCGAGCAGAATCAACCCGAAGATCAATCGCGTCTGGCAAAATCTTCTCAGGTCACAATTGGTGAAACGCTGCAGTTTCGGACGACCGATGCGATCAGCACTGAGATCGACCAGTCTGTGGGGAGAGCGATGATTCATGGTAGCGTCGAGAACCCGTTTGACCTGCATCGACGCTTTCTGTTCCGAGTCGATCAGTCACAGCTTGTTGTCTCTGGTTACGATCTTACAGATGGAAGCTGTACTGATCGCGTTCATCTTGACATGAAGTATCTGAGCAACGCCTGGAGCACCATATCTCCCCAGAATCCCTCCCTGATTGTTCTTTCAAGTCCCGATTCTGTGGCGGCGATCAGCGTTGTGCGTTCTGGTTCGGCGAAGCTGTTGTGGGATCGACCCATTGACGATCCCGTCCGAGCTTCCTCTCGAATTGAGATCGGTTCGATCGGCCGCGACCATTTGATTGTCCGCTCAGCCTCTCGATTGCATCGCCTGCACCCGCTGACAGGTCAGGTTCTCTGGAGCAACGCGTGCCCTCATTTTGATGGTGGACGGTACATGTTCCGAAATGAACAGATTCTGGGCGATGAAGCCACGACACTTGTCGGCTCGACAGGCGATCGACTTCTAAAACGATACTCAACCGTCGACGGTCGGAGACTTACACCGCTGAAGCTGGATGCCATTGAATTCGAAGGCAGCCTTGTCCTTGGCGGACGGATGCTGTGCCGTCGCGATGGTAGTCACCTTGCACTCATTGATATCACGACACAGCAGGATCTGTTCACGGATCACTCGATTGGTGTCTATGAGACACTTGAACCCGTGATTCGCGCGATTGATCGAAAACGCGCTGTCGCGGTCAGTAATCAGCAGGAGCTGCTGCTGATTGATGTCGAAAAGGCGCAATTGCTGCATCGCATTCCATTCGGTGGCCTGGTGAATACGCGATACATCTTTGGAATGACCGCCTTTCGGCGAAGCGGACGCCTGTTCGTTTGTATTAACGACGAGCAGGAAATAAATCAGCGATTTACCGCGGCCGGACGCCTGGATGATCTTCGTTTGCAATCCGGGACATTGATGTGCATTGATGAAACCACCGGCCGTGTCCTTTGGCATCGCCGAGTCGACCCCTGCGTTGCACCATCAACGCATGATGATCGGTGTCCGTATTTCGTCATGTGGACCTATATGCAGGGCCCACTGCCGGCTTTCAATCAGGGATTTCGAAGCAGACGTATCGAAAGGAAGATGAGACTGCAGGTCGTCAGTATGGAAACCGGGGAATTGCTGGCCGAAGATGCCACGCTGTATCCGGCCAATCCAATTCGCGCCACGTGGGAAGATGACCTGAAACTGCTGAAACTGTACTGCTCCGAATCCATTCTTACGGTTGCAACGAACTCAATCGATGCCCCGGGCTTTCAGTAATGATGGATGACGGAGATCAGACGCCCTGCGATGACAGAGCCCGCCGAAACGATCGAATTCAGATCATTCGAGTCGATCACCTGATGACCACTCTGGCTCGGCTCCGTGGGATCTCAACACCGATTGGCACAGACTTTTCCGGTCTGATTGCTTTGCAGGATGGACGCCCTTCCATTGCGGTCGGCTACAGTTTTGAACCTGACAATACACTTTCGCTGACACTCCCGATCTGGCTGAACAACCACGCCGTGTCCGAACTGAAGGAGCTTATCGGCGAGTGCATCCGAATGGCTTCGGAAGCGGGGCTCAAGGGTGCCCACTGCCTTGCGCCGATTTCTGAATCGTTTCAAATCGAGACGCTCCGTCTTGCCGGATTCAGAAAGGCTGCAACAGTTGTTTCCGTCGCGCGACGTCCTGTTGGAATCCAGTTGAACCACCTCCAGAACCGGGGTGAAAGAGAAACAGATTCAGAGATTGAATGGAACGCTCAACCGCTGTCCCCAAAGATGTTTGCCCAACGAAGCGACGATATTGTTGCGGCTCTTGAAGAAATCCTGTCAAACTCAACAGACCTTCTTCAAATCCCTCGCCCGTCGCCGGATGAACTGGAAGCGGTGTGGGGACAGAAAAATGGAATCGTGGTCACCGGATGCATCGGCAATCACGTTTGTGCTATCGCCTGTGTTTCGCTTAACAACGACCAGTCGTATCTTCGCGGAGAATCGGGCGGAAATACTTTTCCGGCGCCCTTTGCCTGTATTGAGTACATCGGCGTTGTTCCCAAATACCGTCGTCGAAGACTGGGAAGAAGACTGCTGGAAGAATGCGACCGCGTATTTGGTGACTGGATTTCAGAGAACAAATTCGGTTTGCATGTTGGCTCGACGATGGCATTTGTGGACTCTTCCAACGAACCCGCCATGCAGTTCTACGCGCGGTGTGGATTCGTGTCTGTGAATTCTTACAGTTTGTTGTTCATGGACGCTGAAGTGGGATAGCATAGACCACAAGTTACCTGATCGCCTGTTTGTGGCACCGAAGACAGATTGAAACGAATGACCAATCCATCCCTTTTCCCCTGTGGCAGACTGAGTGTCGTTCCGAATCGCCGAGAGATGCTGCGTCGATCCGGCTGTGGTCTGGGAATGCTCGCGCTGGCAGATCTGCTCGGTGGTTCGGCAAAGGCAGAACAGTCTCAGGAAGCCGTCGGCAGTCCGCTACAGCCACGCGAGCCGCATTTCACACCGCAGGCAAAAGCGATTATCTGGCTGTTTATGGAAGGCGCGCCGAGTGCAGTCGACTTGTTTGATCCAAAACCGGAACTCACAAAGAACGACGGCAAACGCGTTGATATCAAAGTGTTCTTCGGTGATCCCGGGCCGCTGATGAAATCGCCATTTCGATTTGATCAATATGGTCAGTCCGGGCAGTGGGTCTGCGAACACTACAGCAACGTTGCCAGACATGTGGACGACATCGCATTTATTAAATCCTGCTACAGCGAATCGGACAATCATGTTCCGGCGCTGTATCAGATCAACACAGGGATTCCCCGCCCCGGGTTCCCATCTGCCGGTTCGTGGATGACCTACGGCCTTGGCAGTGAAAATCAGAATCTTCCGGGTTATGTCGTACTGGAAAACCGTCAGGGCGTGAAGGGGGGGCCTCTTAACTGGGGCAGTGGTTTTCTTCCCTCCAGTTATCAGGGCACTCTGTTTCGATCGCAGGGTTCACCAGTGCTGAATCTGAAACGGCCTGCCGACATCACTGGTTCTGACCAGCGGCGACAGCTCGACCTGATGCGGGAATTCAATCAGAAGCATTTGCAGCACCTTCCGCACGAACGAGATCTGCAGGCACGCATCGAGTCTTTCGAACTTGCATTCCGAATGCAGTCTGAGGCAATGGATGCCGTTGATCTGACGAAGGAAACGGCGGAAACGCAGGAATTATACGGTTTGAATCAGGACCATTCGCGCTACTATGGAAGGAAGTGCCTGATCGCACGGCGACTGATTGAACGCGGTGTGAGGTTTATCCAGGTCTACAGCGACGGCGAATGGGATGCTCACAACAAGCTCACTCAAAACCATATCGGCCATTGCCGCGAAACCGATGTTCCGATCGCTGGTTTGCTGACGGATCTCAAACAGAGAGGTCTTTGGGACGACGTCCTGGTGATATGGGGCGGTGAATTCGGACGGATGCCAGTTTCACAAAGCGGCGATGGCCGTGATCACAATCCCAACGGCTTTCTCACATGGATGGCGGGAGCCGGAATTAAAGGCGGAGTCAGCTACGGTGAGACGGACGAAATTGGCTACAAAGCCGAGGTGAATCCGGTGAGCGTTCATGACCTGCACGCGACAATGCTGCATCTGATGGGAATGGATCACAAGCGACTTACCTGGTTCCACAATGGACGAAACTATCGACTGACCGATGTCGCTGGAAACGTCCTTCAACCAATTCTCCGATCCACTTAATGAATCTGT is from Planctomycetaceae bacterium and encodes:
- a CDS encoding DUF1501 domain-containing protein → MTNPSLFPCGRLSVVPNRREMLRRSGCGLGMLALADLLGGSAKAEQSQEAVGSPLQPREPHFTPQAKAIIWLFMEGAPSAVDLFDPKPELTKNDGKRVDIKVFFGDPGPLMKSPFRFDQYGQSGQWVCEHYSNVARHVDDIAFIKSCYSESDNHVPALYQINTGIPRPGFPSAGSWMTYGLGSENQNLPGYVVLENRQGVKGGPLNWGSGFLPSSYQGTLFRSQGSPVLNLKRPADITGSDQRRQLDLMREFNQKHLQHLPHERDLQARIESFELAFRMQSEAMDAVDLTKETAETQELYGLNQDHSRYYGRKCLIARRLIERGVRFIQVYSDGEWDAHNKLTQNHIGHCRETDVPIAGLLTDLKQRGLWDDVLVIWGGEFGRMPVSQSGDGRDHNPNGFLTWMAGAGIKGGVSYGETDEIGYKAEVNPVSVHDLHATMLHLMGMDHKRLTWFHNGRNYRLTDVAGNVLQPILRST
- a CDS encoding PQQ-binding-like beta-propeller repeat protein; its protein translation is MAAQLEEMKFEEPTAAAHPHGDLQTLSELLVIARDRDRQLQVLEENLQANGNNSTGGADRPFLGPDSLSIDSETGEIKGHYAWQVRLLRNASPSVRQAWDRRWSTNASVALNQAVARRDAGAILSVARSYPLTSAGFEAAQLLMALLIEKGQVQQASILLRTCESVYGAIPPFERRMAALRRAMQEVMRRHGNGSAYGQRYANAELFPTVSETDSPPWPEPVWTWRGDNLLSSVPGISSGTHVSFCNWQPIISGDRVLVRSPKKLAALDRSTGEVLWSVRCDVQSENTEMTTRSRPRLSIDETIHFDDPLMSRAAFGNFTCDGQFVYFIDGFDASNRRDQYSNSPRNADPFGQLRLQLGGQQRLQLINPGGQDFPSDLNKRRGMGIRLVAVQLDAEQRSNPIAWILGDQSFRYRFDSGGTEHPGEGDLREKVEDDRRDAVQATGTEDVHSGTATNPFDGHSFLSSPVGYESRLFLLSTLNANQLLSCVERTTGELIWQQPLVYHESEPLAGVTDMSAAQTASSLHTWNDDVVCSLWNGIIVSCRQSDGALNWATCVVNDDLGIAATRQRLLDADQDSGIGFFSTLHGDLMVASSPGSALVSCVNVADGHLLWQAPRTNSQTKGADDHYVAGITDGNVVLVGSQHCRSLDLQSGMEVWTAEVIPSTGRAWCTGDLCLIPESNGRIAQVRVSDGTVYRCDPRVLPGGLPHISGTVTGDDQYVYVSDTVQVSAFLRNDVLLQRMEKREAAQPTLTDFLKYARSLVLGDKTHEAIRLAIRTLDSQPSAQPEESQQRVREALETFAAELILSTAYESFVNRDSTSGQTDLAVDEVIGYLDWLRHVRLARQHSVLFHLLAVAYGVEELDLSRMQKNGRWFRDNVTMTESWQISPMLVANAIEGDLFRQQQEATFKSLARSRQSSVGLPVTPADISVASTMLADDADAAEEVRESLADRMLLRGDLASAEVLLLSESTTEEPQHEVRLRQLRSWQPALESIQKANGFSEQNQPEDQSRLAKSSQVTIGETLQFRTTDAISTEIDQSVGRAMIHGSVENPFDLHRRFLFRVDQSQLVVSGYDLTDGSCTDRVHLDMKYLSNAWSTISPQNPSLIVLSSPDSVAAISVVRSGSAKLLWDRPIDDPVRASSRIEIGSIGRDHLIVRSASRLHRLHPLTGQVLWSNACPHFDGGRYMFRNEQILGDEATTLVGSTGDRLLKRYSTVDGRRLTPLKLDAIEFEGSLVLGGRMLCRRDGSHLALIDITTQQDLFTDHSIGVYETLEPVIRAIDRKRAVAVSNQQELLLIDVEKAQLLHRIPFGGLVNTRYIFGMTAFRRSGRLFVCINDEQEINQRFTAAGRLDDLRLQSGTLMCIDETTGRVLWHRRVDPCVAPSTHDDRCPYFVMWTYMQGPLPAFNQGFRSRRIERKMRLQVVSMETGELLAEDATLYPANPIRATWEDDLKLLKLYCSESILTVATNSIDAPGFQ
- a CDS encoding GNAT family N-acetyltransferase, which encodes MMDDGDQTPCDDRARRNDRIQIIRVDHLMTTLARLRGISTPIGTDFSGLIALQDGRPSIAVGYSFEPDNTLSLTLPIWLNNHAVSELKELIGECIRMASEAGLKGAHCLAPISESFQIETLRLAGFRKAATVVSVARRPVGIQLNHLQNRGERETDSEIEWNAQPLSPKMFAQRSDDIVAALEEILSNSTDLLQIPRPSPDELEAVWGQKNGIVVTGCIGNHVCAIACVSLNNDQSYLRGESGGNTFPAPFACIEYIGVVPKYRRRRLGRRLLEECDRVFGDWISENKFGLHVGSTMAFVDSSNEPAMQFYARCGFVSVNSYSLLFMDAEVG